Proteins encoded together in one Orrella marina window:
- a CDS encoding tetrathionate reductase subunit A, with amino-acid sequence MSNSKDPNNDSSKSPSSPVDTERRSLMLRGGVAAGGLAAFAAGYGETVAKAAKGLISGTAGGPTAHAVRGNSLTPEFRIDPVSGLLSTQPGQVVSPSSCLGCWTQCGVRVRVDTTTNSIIRTAGNPYHPLATTRPAPMEKPVREVYATLGGDAGYEGRATACARGSSMLEQQKSPYRVTQPLKRVGPRGSGQWETISFEQLVREVCEGGDLFGEGHVDGFRALYDHKTLIDPENPEYGPIANQLVVNDSANEGRTGILRRFAEQSFGTVNWSNHGSYCGQSRRVGMGAMLGDLRGLPHGKPDWQRARFGLFIGAAPAQSGNPFQRQGRELAEARSRKVNTFRYVVVSPILPTSSSLASGSGNRWQPVLPGTDLALVMGMIRWILENERYDAKSLSQPGPAAMQAAGEASWTNATHLLVADPDHPRFGTFIRGTDLGWAAPADEKAADVYVVKLADNSLVPHTHPTAATLFVEDTLILRDPDGKETPVKVASSLAMLRQHAQRKTLQEYAVLCGVPQKDIEALASEFTSYGKQAVADTHGGSMNGSGFYTAYAIGMLNTLVGNLNVAGGLVLDAGPFGPFGPGPRYNFAKFEGRIAGKGVALSRHRFPYEKTSEFRRKQAQGLSPYPAKAPWYPAVGALSSEMIASGLAGYPYKAKIWLNHISNPVYAIPGFRNVALDKLKDPKVLPLFVSVNPFINETNAFADYIVPDTVTYESWGISAPWADVIAKSSTVRWPTVEPAVEKTADGQTISLEVFLIAVARSLGMPGFGDQALADNQGGLHDLNTPEDFYLRAMANMAYAGGDVVGDASDDDMEVTGVDRFRDSMQASLKPEEWRKVAMLMTRGGRFDSLESAWKGDHIRKAHTPALQIWNEEIANMRHSMTGERLNGCPTWYPTRLADGQNMRDQFDPDTWPMLMTSYKSNLMSSMSIGVERLRQVHPHNPVSVNRNDAARLGIRNGDRIQVSSPGSRIEGVAVVRDGIAEGAIAVEHGYGHRELGARSHKIDGNQTASSSALSAGVNLNDLGFRDPTRGPDGNIWIDWVSGAAVRQGLPVRVSKLA; translated from the coding sequence ATGAGCAACAGTAAAGACCCCAACAACGATTCGAGCAAATCCCCTTCATCTCCGGTCGACACAGAACGTCGCTCGCTGATGCTGCGGGGAGGCGTGGCTGCTGGCGGCCTGGCTGCCTTTGCTGCCGGCTACGGGGAAACCGTGGCAAAAGCAGCAAAAGGACTCATATCGGGCACCGCCGGTGGGCCGACTGCTCACGCGGTACGCGGGAATTCACTCACTCCTGAGTTTCGCATCGACCCTGTCAGCGGCTTGCTCAGCACCCAGCCTGGCCAGGTCGTCAGTCCGTCCAGTTGTCTGGGCTGCTGGACGCAATGCGGGGTGCGTGTACGGGTTGACACGACCACCAACAGCATCATCCGAACGGCTGGCAACCCATACCATCCGTTGGCCACCACCCGCCCAGCCCCCATGGAAAAACCTGTACGCGAGGTTTATGCAACGCTCGGGGGAGATGCAGGATACGAAGGCCGGGCCACTGCGTGCGCACGCGGTTCTTCCATGCTCGAGCAACAGAAAAGCCCTTACCGGGTAACCCAGCCACTCAAACGTGTGGGACCGCGCGGTTCCGGTCAGTGGGAAACGATCTCCTTTGAACAACTGGTGCGCGAGGTATGCGAAGGCGGCGATCTGTTTGGGGAAGGCCATGTTGACGGATTTCGCGCCCTGTACGACCATAAAACCCTGATCGATCCAGAGAACCCCGAGTACGGTCCCATTGCCAACCAGCTCGTTGTGAACGATTCCGCCAACGAGGGGCGTACCGGAATCCTGCGACGGTTTGCTGAGCAGTCGTTCGGAACAGTCAACTGGAGCAATCACGGTTCATACTGCGGCCAGTCTCGCCGGGTGGGTATGGGTGCCATGCTGGGAGACCTGCGCGGCCTGCCGCACGGCAAGCCAGACTGGCAACGCGCTCGTTTTGGACTTTTCATCGGTGCCGCACCGGCGCAATCTGGCAATCCGTTCCAACGCCAGGGTCGTGAACTGGCCGAAGCCCGCTCACGCAAGGTGAACACCTTCCGCTACGTCGTGGTATCCCCCATTTTGCCGACATCGTCGAGCCTGGCATCAGGCTCGGGCAACCGCTGGCAGCCTGTGTTGCCGGGTACGGACCTGGCGCTGGTCATGGGAATGATCCGCTGGATCCTTGAGAACGAACGCTACGATGCCAAATCGTTGTCGCAGCCTGGCCCTGCTGCCATGCAAGCCGCTGGCGAAGCATCGTGGACCAATGCAACCCACCTGCTGGTTGCAGACCCTGACCACCCACGTTTCGGAACATTTATCCGTGGAACCGACTTGGGCTGGGCAGCACCTGCCGACGAAAAAGCAGCCGATGTGTATGTTGTGAAACTGGCTGATAATAGTCTGGTGCCGCATACGCATCCCACCGCGGCCACCCTTTTTGTGGAAGACACGCTCATCTTGCGTGACCCTGATGGCAAAGAGACACCTGTGAAGGTTGCATCGTCTCTTGCCATGTTGCGCCAACACGCGCAGCGCAAGACACTGCAGGAGTACGCAGTATTGTGTGGCGTGCCACAAAAGGATATAGAAGCTCTGGCAAGTGAGTTCACGAGCTACGGCAAGCAAGCGGTGGCTGACACACACGGCGGCAGCATGAATGGTTCAGGCTTTTATACGGCCTATGCCATTGGCATGCTCAACACACTGGTGGGCAACCTGAATGTGGCGGGCGGCCTGGTACTGGATGCAGGTCCCTTTGGACCATTTGGACCAGGTCCTCGATACAACTTTGCGAAGTTCGAGGGTCGTATAGCAGGCAAAGGTGTCGCCCTCTCCCGACACCGCTTCCCCTATGAGAAAACCAGCGAGTTCCGCCGCAAGCAAGCCCAAGGACTATCACCCTATCCGGCGAAAGCACCCTGGTATCCTGCTGTGGGGGCGTTGAGCAGCGAAATGATTGCATCTGGTCTGGCTGGCTACCCTTACAAGGCCAAGATCTGGCTCAACCACATAAGCAATCCAGTGTACGCCATTCCCGGATTTCGCAACGTGGCACTCGACAAGTTGAAAGACCCGAAAGTGCTCCCGCTTTTTGTGTCGGTAAACCCGTTCATCAACGAAACCAACGCGTTCGCCGACTACATTGTCCCTGATACAGTGACCTACGAGAGCTGGGGCATTTCCGCCCCATGGGCTGACGTCATTGCCAAATCCTCGACAGTACGCTGGCCAACCGTAGAGCCAGCCGTTGAGAAAACAGCCGATGGACAGACCATCTCGCTGGAAGTGTTCCTGATTGCCGTTGCCCGCAGCCTGGGCATGCCTGGATTTGGCGACCAAGCCCTCGCAGACAATCAGGGTGGACTGCACGATCTGAACACACCGGAAGACTTCTATCTGCGCGCCATGGCCAATATGGCGTATGCCGGTGGGGATGTGGTTGGGGATGCGTCTGACGACGACATGGAAGTAACGGGCGTCGACCGTTTCCGCGATAGCATGCAAGCGAGCCTTAAACCGGAGGAATGGCGAAAGGTAGCAATGCTGATGACTCGTGGTGGGCGATTTGACTCGCTGGAATCAGCATGGAAGGGTGACCACATTCGCAAGGCGCATACACCTGCGCTACAAATCTGGAACGAAGAGATCGCAAACATGCGCCATTCGATGACTGGCGAGCGACTGAACGGCTGTCCAACCTGGTACCCCACCCGACTGGCAGACGGTCAGAACATGCGCGACCAGTTCGACCCGGACACATGGCCAATGCTCATGACGTCCTACAAATCCAACCTCATGAGTTCCATGTCGATTGGCGTAGAGCGCCTGCGCCAGGTCCACCCCCACAACCCGGTGTCTGTCAACCGTAACGATGCTGCCAGACTCGGTATTCGCAATGGGGATCGTATACAGGTGTCATCGCCTGGCAGCCGCATTGAGGGAGTTGCCGTTGTGCGAGATGGTATCGCAGAAGGAGCGATTGCCGTTGAGCATGGCTACGGTCACCGCGAACTCGGTGCACGATCGCACAAAATCGACGGGAATCAGACCGCCTCCAGCTCAGCGCTGTCGGCCGGGGTGAACCTGAACGACCTTGGTTTCCGGGATCCAACCAGAGGACCAGATGGCAACATCTGGATTGACTGGGTCTCTGGCGCAGCCGTACGCCAGGGGCTGCCAGTTCGTGTGAGCAAGCTAGCCTGA
- the dsrO gene encoding sulfate reduction electron transfer complex DsrMKJOP subunit DsrO, whose translation MMQNKELRRVPQQGKRGFLKGLLGLTASATVIPIHPANASTQPPRRPGMPGKRFGMLVDLRKCIGCQACTVSCSMENLPPIGQFRTTVLQYEVDMPDESAPAMVSLPRLCNHCDNPPCVPVCPVQATFQREDGIVLVDNERCVGCGYCVQACPYDARFINHETQTADKCTFCEHRLEVGLLPACVESCVGGARLIGDLNDPQSLISQTISENQGDIKVLKPGMGTAPHVYYIGMPDAFVDGIDGQASVRLVSDH comes from the coding sequence ATGATGCAAAACAAAGAGCTGCGCCGCGTCCCTCAGCAAGGCAAGCGTGGTTTCCTGAAGGGATTGCTTGGCCTGACGGCAAGCGCCACAGTCATTCCTATTCATCCGGCCAACGCCAGTACTCAGCCGCCCAGGCGGCCAGGTATGCCCGGCAAGCGTTTCGGCATGCTTGTCGATTTACGCAAGTGCATTGGCTGTCAGGCATGTACTGTCAGCTGCTCAATGGAGAATCTTCCACCCATTGGTCAGTTTCGCACCACCGTCTTGCAGTACGAGGTTGACATGCCTGATGAAAGCGCACCGGCCATGGTCAGCTTGCCGCGTTTGTGCAACCATTGCGATAACCCACCTTGTGTTCCTGTCTGCCCGGTCCAAGCGACTTTTCAGCGTGAAGACGGCATCGTGCTGGTAGACAACGAGCGATGCGTGGGTTGTGGCTACTGCGTTCAGGCCTGTCCCTACGATGCCCGTTTCATCAATCACGAAACACAGACTGCTGACAAGTGCACCTTCTGTGAGCATCGCCTGGAAGTGGGTCTGCTGCCTGCCTGTGTTGAAAGTTGCGTAGGTGGCGCACGCCTGATCGGTGACCTGAACGATCCGCAGAGCCTGATCTCGCAAACCATTTCCGAGAACCAAGGTGACATCAAAGTACTGAAGCCTGGCATGGGCACTGCCCCGCACGTCTACTACATCGGTATGCCCGACGCGTTTGTCGACGGAATCGACGGTCAGGCAAGCGTACGGCTGGTATCAGATCACTGA
- the nrfD gene encoding NrfD/PsrC family molybdoenzyme membrane anchor subunit, whose translation MQIIELLTPSYEAAWLPWAVQYFFLIGICATTAIMATAAALAPRGSGMNALLPALIAVLLVSALSAPVSLLADLHQPGRFWHFYAHFTPWSWMSIGAVLLPVFIILSLAFVLAWWLQRTTLLKVTGVLLAMSAASILVYTGAEIMAVRSRPLWSTPFLPVNLALTGWLASIGALLLVARWLPGGLKALPQDTVRKLSLSAVGALIISAGLWVASGLTGYDSSFGAAFELFRTYDVWRFSMFGSAAAGLIILLLLFAPAQRHTAPGYSLLIAGAMLATAWTFRWILFMAVQGVPKYGAGLYLYSMPLGSDGLLGMIGVLGLCIALIAMVSMAYQILRAPVSLR comes from the coding sequence ATGCAGATCATTGAATTGCTCACACCCTCCTATGAGGCAGCCTGGCTCCCCTGGGCTGTGCAGTATTTCTTTCTAATCGGTATTTGCGCAACGACAGCAATCATGGCCACCGCTGCAGCGCTGGCACCTCGTGGTTCGGGAATGAATGCTCTCCTACCCGCTCTGATTGCTGTTTTACTTGTCAGCGCGTTATCTGCACCAGTGTCACTTCTGGCAGACCTGCATCAGCCCGGACGCTTCTGGCATTTTTACGCGCACTTCACGCCGTGGTCCTGGATGTCAATCGGCGCCGTTCTGTTACCGGTTTTTATTATCCTCTCTCTGGCCTTCGTACTTGCGTGGTGGTTACAGCGCACGACATTACTTAAGGTGACAGGCGTGTTGCTGGCCATGTCCGCTGCCTCCATACTGGTATACACCGGTGCAGAGATCATGGCCGTGCGCTCACGCCCTTTGTGGAGCACACCGTTTCTGCCCGTGAACCTGGCACTGACGGGATGGCTAGCCTCCATCGGAGCACTACTGCTGGTTGCACGCTGGCTACCGGGCGGCCTCAAAGCGCTGCCACAGGACACTGTACGCAAACTGAGCCTCTCGGCTGTTGGCGCCCTGATCATCAGTGCTGGCCTGTGGGTAGCATCCGGCCTGACGGGATACGACTCGTCCTTTGGTGCTGCGTTCGAGCTGTTCAGGACCTACGACGTGTGGCGTTTCAGCATGTTCGGATCCGCCGCCGCTGGCCTGATCATTCTGCTCTTGTTGTTCGCGCCAGCTCAACGCCATACCGCCCCTGGCTACTCACTACTCATTGCCGGCGCCATGCTGGCAACAGCATGGACGTTCCGCTGGATTCTGTTCATGGCAGTTCAGGGTGTACCCAAGTACGGTGCAGGCCTTTACCTGTACAGCATGCCACTGGGAAGCGATGGCCTGCTTGGAATGATCGGTGTGCTGGGCCTGTGCATCGCCTTGATTGCCATGGTGAGCATGGCCTATCAAATCCTTCGCGCGCCCGTGTCGCTGCGCTGA